Proteins encoded together in one Sphingobium sp. MI1205 window:
- a CDS encoding ATP-dependent nuclease produces the protein MAATIKSIHIENFRSIKSIDADLSQLAIFVGRNDCGKSNILRALNLFFNGETNPGVEFAFSEDYNFFAPVRVRKAREVVVSVEIALPETYHATNGHVIIWTKRWREDGLWSEEYDYHGQRITKGKRGQEIREDVKIPEKSNVHALLRKIEFEYVPAIKDSEYFDDLRGRIYGIISEVAARTFHESSTAFEQSIGDHLNELTASISASLGFDTRLALPRDLYHIFERLDFLSGEKSVSLNNRGDGIKARHIPLILRFMAEKKAALQKRGGQPISSIWAYEEPENNLEIGSAVQLADELHALARSGTAQILLTTHSPAFYDLGQREDEIALNFVTRTTDAEGTLAKTDVKGIDESLGTLAMLAPRISEMVAQVRQQEEANAVAAQLAQENCPRIFVEGESDRLILARALQLYFPTAVGQVRFETKRDGAGHTYVIDMLLGWRSQHKHHPERPKAVGIVDGDASQEKADFNAQPDNVKSAKCFVYPVPANLRAAKAAHFNVHASLETLYPVAVWTDAGAKNRLAKRDPGKVCHPDLVNRILLGETTFEEQLHLDWAYLVRHDFKPDHKITTAQRICQQSDEDCRVTLASFEPLIRETLTFLGIEIAPEVAD, from the coding sequence GTGGCGGCAACGATCAAATCGATCCACATCGAGAATTTCCGTTCAATTAAGTCGATCGACGCTGATCTTTCCCAGCTCGCAATTTTCGTCGGACGGAACGACTGCGGGAAGTCCAATATCCTGCGTGCGCTCAATCTCTTTTTCAACGGCGAGACGAACCCTGGTGTCGAGTTTGCCTTCAGCGAGGACTACAACTTCTTTGCGCCGGTTCGGGTCCGAAAGGCGAGGGAAGTTGTTGTCAGCGTAGAGATCGCGCTGCCGGAGACGTATCACGCGACCAATGGACACGTGATCATCTGGACGAAGCGCTGGCGCGAAGACGGATTGTGGAGCGAGGAATATGACTACCACGGCCAGCGCATCACCAAGGGCAAGCGCGGTCAGGAGATCCGCGAGGATGTGAAGATCCCGGAGAAGTCGAACGTCCATGCGCTTCTGCGCAAGATCGAGTTCGAATATGTCCCGGCTATCAAGGATTCCGAATATTTCGACGACCTGCGAGGACGGATCTACGGGATCATCTCCGAGGTGGCGGCACGCACATTCCATGAATCCAGCACCGCCTTCGAGCAGTCGATAGGCGACCATCTGAACGAACTAACCGCCAGCATATCGGCGTCCTTGGGTTTCGACACCCGTCTGGCACTTCCGCGGGACCTGTATCACATTTTCGAGAGACTCGACTTCCTTAGTGGCGAGAAGTCGGTGTCGCTGAACAACCGCGGTGACGGTATCAAGGCCCGGCACATCCCATTGATCCTTCGGTTCATGGCGGAGAAGAAGGCCGCGCTGCAGAAGCGTGGCGGGCAACCGATCAGCAGCATATGGGCATATGAGGAGCCTGAGAATAATCTGGAGATCGGGAGCGCGGTGCAACTCGCGGATGAACTGCACGCCTTAGCGCGTTCGGGAACGGCGCAGATTCTCCTCACAACCCATTCTCCGGCATTTTATGATCTCGGTCAGCGGGAGGACGAGATCGCTCTGAACTTCGTGACCCGAACAACCGACGCTGAGGGCACCCTCGCAAAGACGGACGTAAAGGGCATCGATGAGAGCCTTGGCACTCTGGCCATGCTTGCACCCCGCATTTCGGAAATGGTCGCGCAAGTCCGCCAGCAGGAGGAAGCGAACGCTGTCGCCGCGCAGTTGGCGCAGGAGAACTGTCCGCGCATCTTCGTGGAAGGGGAGAGCGATAGGCTTATTCTTGCTAGGGCGCTGCAACTTTACTTCCCGACTGCGGTCGGCCAGGTTCGTTTCGAGACGAAGCGGGACGGGGCCGGTCACACCTACGTGATCGACATGCTGCTCGGCTGGCGTTCGCAGCACAAGCACCACCCAGAAAGGCCGAAGGCGGTTGGCATCGTCGACGGTGACGCTAGCCAGGAGAAGGCGGATTTCAACGCGCAGCCGGACAATGTGAAATCCGCGAAGTGCTTCGTTTACCCTGTGCCTGCGAACCTTCGTGCTGCCAAGGCTGCCCATTTCAACGTCCATGCTTCCTTGGAGACGCTGTATCCGGTTGCGGTGTGGACGGACGCAGGTGCCAAGAACCGCCTCGCAAAGCGTGATCCCGGGAAGGTGTGCCATCCAGATCTGGTGAATCGAATTCTTCTCGGTGAGACAACATTCGAGGAGCAGCTTCACCTAGATTGGGCCTATCTTGTGCGTCATGACTTCAAACCGGATCACAAGATCACGACGGCGCAACGGATTTGTCAGCAGAGCGATGAGGACTGTCGGGTAACCTTGGCAAGTTTCGAGCCGCTGATCCGCGAAACATTGACGTTCCTGGGAATCGAAATAGCGCCTGAAGTCGCAGACTGA